The Microbulbifer sp. TB1203 nucleotide sequence GTACTTCCTGCACCTCCCGCAGTGGCGCCAGCACCCGCCTGCCATCCAGAATGGCGGTGATCTGCTCCTCGCTGAGGGTCGCCCTCGATCACCAAGGAACCGTGAATGGTGCGAATGCGATTGACTCGCCGCAACCGCAAGCTACCGGCCTACTCCAGCCGCGCCGCCACGCGACCCACGGCCTCGGCAATTTCCGCCAGCCGGGTGACGATGGCCGGGGTGAGGGTGAGCGGCGGGTTGTAACAACTGGATCTCATTTGCTTAAAATGCCTCTGTAATCAATCGACTCCAGCCCGATAGGTTCGCTGCTCAACCCCGCAAAGTGTAAATGTCAAGATTTGACCCCGTCTGTGTGACCCCGTCTGTGAGATTTGACCCCGTCTGGTTGACCCCGTCTGGTTGCTAGATTTGACCCCGTCTAGTTGCGTGACCCCGTCTGGCTCTCTCGAAAAAAGCGCCCACCCCCAGCCCCAAAGCTTGGGAAGTAAAGCGAATATAAAATAACCTGACCAATGATGCTAAGCCTCGCCAGATAATCTAGAAATTTCGACTTACAGCTGCACTCTTCAATCCACTCCGACCCGATTTTTAACAATTGTAGCGATCTGTCCCTTCCTGCTAAGATCGCGTCAAAAGCGATCAGAGGATATCCAAATGCCGACTTTCTGGATAATTGATACCAAAGTTCAAGTACTGCCCAAAAGCTCCCTACCACAGGATGGAAGCAATTATTACTTTGGGCGCTCCGTAGTTCCCGAAGATTCCAAAGAAGAGGCGATCGCCAAACTAACTGCCGCACTTGAAGAAGACTTCATGACCGTAGTGGAAGTAACCAGCGCTGTCGACCACGAAAGTAAAATCTGGGACAGCGAAGAAGATGAGGACTTCGAAACCAATGAATCTCTAGAAAAATCGAAGTTAACTGGAAACATTGAGCTGGGCTGCTTTATATCTGAACTTTCACTGGAGGACTAACCGTGTCAAAGGGAGCAATGACATTAGCCGAAGGAAGCCAGGCTGAGAAATACAAAACAGATGCAACCCTGATTTTAAACGGCACAGAAGAACGCCAGTATACTTTAAGAACCGCCTTCGACTCCCTATCGGTATGGAAGGCCAAATATGCCGTTGGCATATCGCCATTTTACCCCCGCCTAAAAACGACCATCAAAGAAGCCGCCCTGATTGACAGTGATATTTGGGTATTTGGCGTAGATGGAACAAACCCTCAACACATCATTGAAGCCGTAAACATCGCGACTACATTCTATCAAGTGACGGCTCGGGAAATTCTAAGCAACATCTATATTAAAAACCTGAATACAGAAGACGAGCCAAAATATGACGACTTTGACTTTATAGTCCGCTTAAATAAAGACTTATACAGATCTACAACAGAGGCAATCAGAGAGGCATGTCGGCACTTTGGCATCAATCACGACATAAATATTCACGTTTACAGCGCCAACATCAATCACAAAATCCCCCAGAAAGACCTCCACGAAGCACTGAAATCTGGCGGAGCCACATCAGTTCAGACGGACCCGAGGGGCTTTACGTTTAAATCCGGAAACAACCTCGGGAATAAAAGCGCACGGATAAAAACAAACATGCATATTGCAAGGCTGGAATTCTAGTCGATGCATTACAGCAGTTTTCCTGGGGCAAGAGCTACCTGCCCCAGGATAACTGCCGAAATCAAACTTGGCCTACAGGCTCGTATGACTTCTCAAGGTTTTCGATTTGCTCTTTCATAGGGAAATAAAACCTATATCATCTATTCCAAGTTGACGGATTTCTTGCAAGGAAGTATTCGCTTCCGCGATTGCGCCCTGAACGGCCTGCCTGGCCGCCTCTTTGGCATCGACCAAAGTTTTGTGGGAACCTGGCTGCCTTTCGGGACCTCGCGGATAAGAGGCCTGCATGGGTTGAGAGTAACGACAAGGTAACCCATATCAGTCTCCGAATAGGGATCTTCGACGATCCGTACCGGTGCTGTAGACCTCAAGACATCGTCAATGGCTTCTTCTGCCATTTTCTCCGCGCTTTTTAGCAAAGGGGTGCCCGGTGTCGGTGACTGCTCGTGCATGGCTGCGACTTCTCCTTTGTAGGGGTTGTTTTTTTGAGTGATCTGGATCTTACCTATGGCAAGGGCCAACAACAATATTCACACCAAAAGCCAAATACTTTCTTCGCTTCTGTGTTCAACTTTCGCTACCGAGAGAGAACCCATGGCGGCGCCCTCAAAGGACGAACTTCGTATCATAAATAGATCCGTCCCCTTTTCCTTGCGCTTTTCCTTGGTCCCCTTTTCCTTGGGGGATCCTCACCGCTGGCGGTTCGCAGAAACCAGGGAGTGGCGACGGGCAAAGCGCTGTGCAGAAAGCGGTGAATCTCGTCCTGTAGTTCTGCACTGACAAGACTTGGCAGCATGGTTTACTTCCCCTTCTCAATCATGCATTTCACGTTAATCCACCAACCCGAGGGAACTGGCCATCTGCTGCTCACTGACCACATCCGTGGTAACCACCGCATCCTTGAGATCAATTTTGCCTCGCAATAATCGATCGAGGTGCACATCAAAGGAGTCAAATTTCGGATGCAGGAGCGCGGGCAGGTACACAAATACATCGCGTTCCTGACCGATTCGGTATACACGATCGCTGGCCTGCGCTTCTTTGGCGGGGTTCCAATGTCGCTCCAGGTGAACAACGTGATTGGCACCCACCACTGTGAGGCCGACTCCGGCGGCGACAGGAGACATGATAAGTATATTGAAACCTGGCTGTTCCTCGAAACGGGAAATCAGCTGTTTACGCGACAATACATCGGATTTTTTGGGAACCGCAGCAGTATCGCCATTGATAATGGAAATATCCAGGCCGTAGAGCGTATCCAGCCAGTATTTAAGCAGGCACTGTAATTTTTTGGTGATCATGAACAGGATCACCTTCTCGCCCCTGGCCTGGATTGCGTCCAGGGTGCGTAGCAAAGTTTCGAGCTTTCCACTTTCTCCCATTACGCCTCTTACTGCTGCCAGATCCTCAGCGTACAGCGCAGATTCATTGTGAAGACGCGGATGTTGTGAAACTCTACGCATGGTGGCCAGCGTAGCGAGGGCGATCGCTCTGCCGTCGCCCTCAAGCATCTCTTTTCGATGCTTATCAATTGCAGCGTTATAGGCCTGAAGTTGCCGGCCACGCATCTCGGCGGCTAGTGACGGATCGAAACGTAGAGAATCGGGTTCACTGCCTGACACACCTGAAAGAATCGTCTTGTCAGGCAGCCCCCGGAGTTGGTCTTCCTTGACGCGCCGCAGCATGAAAGGCCCCACTGCGTCGCGCAACGAGCGCCCATACTCTATACGAGCCTGGGTACGCTCCTCCGGAGAAGCCTGCTGGATCGGCTTAACCCAGCGTTCCCGAAAATAAGGCCAGTTACCGAGCAACCCTGGCTGAGCGGTGTCCATCAGGCACCAGAAGTCGCCAAGGGAATTTTCCACGGGGGTTCCGGTTGCCAGAAGCTTGAAATCCGCTCGCAGCCCCTTAGCGGAACGGGTCTGCAGGGTATTGGGATTCTTGATGTTCTGTGCTTCATCGAATACCACCATTCCCCACTCGATACTACACAGTGAGAACTGATAGTCCCGCAACACCTGGTAGGTGGTGAGAATCAGGCGGCGCTCCTGGTCCAGGCGTTTGGCTCCGGCCTCCGGCCCAATATGCAGCGCGTAACGTATGGCACTTGGGTCGACCTGGCCGGCTTCCATTCCATCTTCCGCTACCTCTTGTGATTCCCGTGCAACCCCCTTGATACGGAACTTGTTCAGGTCGGCGCCGGACTGCAGTATCACAACGTCCTTGAAGGGCGATTGCTTGAAGGTGAGCTCCACTTCGTCGCGCCAATTTTCCAGCAACGACAAGGGCGCGACCACCAGTGTTGGCCGCTCCTTGCCCTTGCGCTCACGCTGCATCCGGTAATATTCGTTCGAGGCAACAAGCGTCATAAAAGTCTTGCCCAGCCCCATGTCATCCGCCAGCAGGGCACCTTGCAAGCGATACAGGTCATCCGCTTGGCCGCCGAGCGCCTCTTTCAGCAGGGCGGTTATCCATGCGGTGCCCTCCCGCTGGTGGGGGTAGGGCTCGCGGTGCAGGGCCTTCCACTCGCAATCGTGGGCCTGCGCGTTACAGGCCTGCTCAGCCTGGGCGAGCAAGCGAGCGTTGATTTCATCAGCTTCCTTGAGCAGCACCACCAGGCGCTCCCGGCTGGGCTCCTCCCCATCCCGTGGGGTTTCAATGGTTTCTGCTGAAGCGGCATCTTCAGGGTTGGCAAGAGATTTCAGATGATTATCTATAGCATGGATGACCGCGTCACGGTCAGTCACGTCGATAGTTACGCCACGGAAATGAACACTGTCAGCCCCCTGCCCGTGGGCCTCTTCCACTCTTCGCTTGAGTTCCTCCCCGTCTTCCTGTGACTGCACGAGATCGCTGACTACTTCGACGATTTGCTCGACGGCATCCCACTGGAACCAGTCGGCCCTGTAGTCGCCACCGCTTTCAAATTCCATGTGAACAAACCGGCCCACCCCTTCTACGCGAACAGAAAAGCCGAGATCCAGATCAACCAGCGCTGCATCAAGGAAGGCGGAGGGTGAGCGGACAAACTCCTGCACCTGATCACGGGGAATGCTGCGATTGTGCAGCACTTCCCGCACCGCCTGGATACGCTCTGGTTCCAGTACCACTATGCGGTTGCCTATCCGCATCACGCCGGTTTTGTCTTCAGTGAGGTCAAGCTGGTTCCAGCGACTTTCCAGCTCTTTCTGGGTAGAGCCATCACCAAAGCTGGGGAAAAGTGTCAAACTGCCGTCCGGGTTCTGCCGTGCGGTCACACTGACTGATTCCGTGTTGTGGACTTCGAGCTTATCAAAGTGGGCCAGACCTACCGGCATGCCACTGCGTTGAGCAGTCTGCAAGGCTGCGGCCAGCTTCAGGTTTTCTTCCTCGCTGCGTTCTTCAGGCTGTAAGGCTTCATGGGCCTGGTGCGCCTTGAACGCATAGAGCATCGCCGGTGTAAGGCGATACGATTCGCTATCGCTCAACTCAATGAATGGCCCGCGGATACAGTAGGGAACGGAAGTATTATCGAGTTGGGCGGCAAGCCGCACACGAAAACTGCTGTGGCCGGTACGCCCACTGATATCGGCGTTAAAGCGTCCATTGAACAGCGGAGGAAGTTGCAGTATCTCCGCCGCATCGTCGTCGAGGCCGGCTACTGCCTCTGACAGGAGAAAAAAGGTGTCGGGAAGTTTCTCCGCAATACCCTGCTCCTGCAACATCATCAGCGTGATGTATTGGATTCTGGCCAGAGCGGGCCCATCACCCGTCGCCAGAGCACTACCCAGAGCAGGGTCGAGCCTAAAATAGAGCCCGCTCTGGTCGGCATAGGAGGAGAAGGCAGCCCTTTGGTCTTCAGGGCGGGAGGCTCTACCGAGAATACTTTCCAACAAGCTACGTAAACTCAAGAGCGCCTCCTGTTTCTACCACCACCGGAATCAACGAAGGGGATTCCGTAACTCTGAATATAATCACTGTACTCGCCTGGCAACATGAATTTCTCGATATCCAGGCCAATACCATTGTCACCCAGAAACTCAAACACCCGGCGCTGCCAAGTTCCACTGTGCTGAATACCGACATGCGGCAATCCGGGGTATTCCCGTTGGTATTTTCCAGGAACAACACGCGTCAGATCCGAATGGTTAAAACTTGTCTTGTTGTAATTTGTCAGCAGCTCGTCTGGCTTTGCTAGATA carries:
- a CDS encoding DEAD/DEAH box helicase — translated: MSLRSLLESILGRASRPEDQRAAFSSYADQSGLYFRLDPALGSALATGDGPALARIQYITLMMLQEQGIAEKLPDTFFLLSEAVAGLDDDAAEILQLPPLFNGRFNADISGRTGHSSFRVRLAAQLDNTSVPYCIRGPFIELSDSESYRLTPAMLYAFKAHQAHEALQPEERSEEENLKLAAALQTAQRSGMPVGLAHFDKLEVHNTESVSVTARQNPDGSLTLFPSFGDGSTQKELESRWNQLDLTEDKTGVMRIGNRIVVLEPERIQAVREVLHNRSIPRDQVQEFVRSPSAFLDAALVDLDLGFSVRVEGVGRFVHMEFESGGDYRADWFQWDAVEQIVEVVSDLVQSQEDGEELKRRVEEAHGQGADSVHFRGVTIDVTDRDAVIHAIDNHLKSLANPEDAASAETIETPRDGEEPSRERLVVLLKEADEINARLLAQAEQACNAQAHDCEWKALHREPYPHQREGTAWITALLKEALGGQADDLYRLQGALLADDMGLGKTFMTLVASNEYYRMQRERKGKERPTLVVAPLSLLENWRDEVELTFKQSPFKDVVILQSGADLNKFRIKGVARESQEVAEDGMEAGQVDPSAIRYALHIGPEAGAKRLDQERRLILTTYQVLRDYQFSLCSIEWGMVVFDEAQNIKNPNTLQTRSAKGLRADFKLLATGTPVENSLGDFWCLMDTAQPGLLGNWPYFRERWVKPIQQASPEERTQARIEYGRSLRDAVGPFMLRRVKEDQLRGLPDKTILSGVSGSEPDSLRFDPSLAAEMRGRQLQAYNAAIDKHRKEMLEGDGRAIALATLATMRRVSQHPRLHNESALYAEDLAAVRGVMGESGKLETLLRTLDAIQARGEKVILFMITKKLQCLLKYWLDTLYGLDISIINGDTAAVPKKSDVLSRKQLISRFEEQPGFNILIMSPVAAGVGLTVVGANHVVHLERHWNPAKEAQASDRVYRIGQERDVFVYLPALLHPKFDSFDVHLDRLLRGKIDLKDAVVTTDVVSEQQMASSLGLVD